One window of Parus major isolate Abel chromosome 12, Parus_major1.1, whole genome shotgun sequence genomic DNA carries:
- the MST1 gene encoding hepatocyte growth factor-like protein isoform X6, translating to MQPVLGVLLALAAALGSGHRSPLNDFQRLRATELLAVPVDPPPPLPEQGTAEQCAQRCATSLACRAFHHDQQSQLCQLLPWTQHSPHIQLQKNIRYDLYQKKDYLRDCIVGDGSSYRGTRATTEKGLRCQHWQATTPHDHRFLPSPRNGLEENYCRNPDRDKRGPWCYTVDPNVRHQSCGIKKCEDAVCMTCNGEDYRGTVDHTESGTECQRWDLQHPHKHPYHPNKYPDKGLDDNYCRNPDSSERPWCYTTDPRREREYCHIRICTEKRPRPVNVTNGCFRGKGEGYRGRVNVTVSGIPCQRWDSQVPHKHHFMPSKYPWTCRRTTAATLMDQRHRGASLPAPLSALPSASTSAAALMSRMPKSATTATASTTTATSARHGRESPASPGLPRHPTCPTGSTVPPIMENADAVTFEQCGQRDERLQQKGRIVGGQPGNSPWTVSIRNREGVHFCGGSLVKEQWVISTRQCFSSCNADLTGYEVQLGTLFKDPGPGDPDQQTIPIVRIVCGPSESQLVMLKLARPATLTRRVALICLPPERYVVPAGTVCEIAGWGETRGTADGSVLNVAQLPVLAHSECNRALRGRLKESELCTAPLRAGVGACEGDYGGPLACLTADCWVLEGVITPSRVCARTDQPALFIRVSLYVDWIDKVMKMG from the exons ATGCAGCCCGTGCTGGGGGTCCTGCTCGCCCTGGCCGCGGCTCTGGGCTCAG GCCACCGTTCACCCCTCAATGACTTCCAGCGCCTGAGAGCCACCGAGCTGCTGGCGGTGCCCGTGGACCCACCGCCACCGCTGCCGGAGCAGGGCACTGCGGAGCAGTGTGCCCAGCGCTGTGCCACCAGCCTGGCTTGCCG GGCTTTCCACCATGATCAGCAGAGCCAGttgtgccagctgctgccctggacCCAGCACTCACCCCAcatccagctgcagaaaaacatcCGCTATGACCTGTACCAGAAGAAAG ACTACCTGCGGGACTGCATCGTGGGCGATGGCTCCAGCTACCGCGGCACACGGGCCACGACGGAGAAGGGGCTGCGCTGCCAGCATTGGCAAGCCACGACACCACATGACCACAG GTTTCTGCCATCCCCTCGCAATGGGCTGGAGGAGAATTACTGCCGAAATCCTGACCGGGACAAGCGGGGCCCGTGGTGCTACACTGTTGATCCCAATGTCCGACACCAGAGCTGTGGCATAAAGAAGTGTGAGGATG CTGTCTGCATGACCTGCAATGGGGAGGACTACCGTGGCACTGTGGACCACACCGAATCAGGGACAGAGTGCCAGCGCTGGGACCTGCAGCACCCACACAAGCACCCCTACCACCCCAACAA GTACCCTGACAAGGGGCTAGATGACAACTACTGCCGCAACCCTGACAGCTCTGAGCGGCCTTGGTGCTACACCACTGACCCCAGGCGGGAGCGTGAATACTGCCACATCCGCATCTGCA CAGAAAAACGCCCACGGCCTGTCAATGTCACCAATGGATGCTTCAGGGGCAAGGGGGAAGGCTACCGTGGCCGTGTGAATGTTACTGTGTCGGGGATCCCCTGCCAGCGCTGGGACTCCCAGGTGCCCCATAAGCACCACTTCATGCCCAGCAAGTACCCAT GGACCTGCAGGAGAACTACTGCCGCAACCCTGATGGATCAGAGGCACCGTGGTGCTTCACTTCCCGCCCCACTGTCCGCATTGCCTTCTGCTTCCACATCCGCCGCTGCCCTGATGAGCAGGATGCCCAAG agTGCTACCACGGCCACGGCAAGCACTACCACGGCCACGTCAGCAAGACACGGAAGGGAAtcacctgccagccctgggctgcccagACACCCCACGTGCCCCA ctggcagcacGGTGCCCCCCATCATGGAGAATGCAG ATGCAGTGACATTTGAGCAGTGTGGCCAGCGGGAcgagaggctgcagcagaagggGCGCATCGTTGGTGGCCAGCCCGGCAATTCACCCTGGACTGTCAGCATCCGCAACCG GGAGGGTGTGCACTTTTGCGGCGGATCCCTGGTGAAGGAGCAGTGGGTGATCAGCACTCGCCAGTGCTTTTCCTCCTG CAATGCCGACCTGACGGGCTATGAGGTGCAGCTGGGGACTCTCTTCAAGGACCCTGGCCCTGGGGACCCTGACCAACAGACCATCCCCATCGTGCGGATCGTCTGTGGCCCCTCCGAgtcccagctggtgatgctgaaGCTGGCGAG GCCAGCTACTCTGACCAGGCGTGTGGCCCTGATCTGCCTGCCCCCCGAGCGCTACGTTGTGCCTGCGGGCACTGTCTGTGAGATCGCTGGCTGGGGGGAAACCAGAG gcacagcagatGGCAGCGTGCTGAACGTGGcgcagctgccagtgctggccCACAGCGAGTGCAATAGGGCTCTGCGTGGGCGCCTGAAGGAGAGTGAGCTGTGCACTGCCCCGCTGCGTGCCGGCGTGGGTGCCTGTGag GGTGATTATGGTGGACCTCTGGCTTGTCTCACCGCTGACTGCTGGGTGCTGGAGGGGGTGATCACCCCCTCCCGTGTGTGTGCCCGCACTGATCAGCCTGCCCTCTTCATCCGTGTTTCCCTCTATGTTGACTGGATTGACAAGGTGATGAAGATGGGTTGA
- the MST1 gene encoding hepatocyte growth factor-like protein isoform X4 translates to MQPVLGVLLALAAALGSGHRSPLNDFQRLRATELLAVPVDPPPPLPEQGTAEQCAQRCATSLACRAFHHDQQSQLCQLLPWTQHSPHIQLQKNIRYDLYQKKDYLRDCIVGDGSSYRGTRATTEKGLRCQHWQATTPHDHRFLPSPRNGLEENYCRNPDRDKRGPWCYTVDPNVRHQSCGIKKCEDAVCMTCNGEDYRGTVDHTESGTECQRWDLQHPHKHPYHPNKYPDKGLDDNYCRNPDSSERPWCYTTDPRREREYCHIRICKKRPRPVNVTNGCFRGKGEGYRGRVNVTVSGIPCQRWDSQVPHKHHFMPSKYPCKDLQENYCRNPDGSEAPWCFTSRPTVRIAFCFHIRRCPDEQDAQECYHGHGKHYHGHVSKTRKGITCQPWAAQTPHVPQISPATHPEAHLEENYCRNPDNDSHGPWCYTMDPRTPFDYCAIKPCSGSTVPPIMENADAVTFEQCGQRDERLQQKGRIVGGQPGNSPWTVSIRNREGVHFCGGSLVKEQWVISTRQCFSSCNADLTGYEVQLGTLFKDPGPGDPDQQTIPIVRIVCGPSESQLVMLKLARPATLTRRVALICLPPERYVVPAGTVCEIAGWGETRGTADGSVLNVAQLPVLAHSECNRALRGRLKESELCTAPLRAGVGACEGDYGGPLACLTADCWVLEGVITPSRVCARTDQPALFIRVSLYVDWIDKVMKMG, encoded by the exons ATGCAGCCCGTGCTGGGGGTCCTGCTCGCCCTGGCCGCGGCTCTGGGCTCAG GCCACCGTTCACCCCTCAATGACTTCCAGCGCCTGAGAGCCACCGAGCTGCTGGCGGTGCCCGTGGACCCACCGCCACCGCTGCCGGAGCAGGGCACTGCGGAGCAGTGTGCCCAGCGCTGTGCCACCAGCCTGGCTTGCCG GGCTTTCCACCATGATCAGCAGAGCCAGttgtgccagctgctgccctggacCCAGCACTCACCCCAcatccagctgcagaaaaacatcCGCTATGACCTGTACCAGAAGAAAG ACTACCTGCGGGACTGCATCGTGGGCGATGGCTCCAGCTACCGCGGCACACGGGCCACGACGGAGAAGGGGCTGCGCTGCCAGCATTGGCAAGCCACGACACCACATGACCACAG GTTTCTGCCATCCCCTCGCAATGGGCTGGAGGAGAATTACTGCCGAAATCCTGACCGGGACAAGCGGGGCCCGTGGTGCTACACTGTTGATCCCAATGTCCGACACCAGAGCTGTGGCATAAAGAAGTGTGAGGATG CTGTCTGCATGACCTGCAATGGGGAGGACTACCGTGGCACTGTGGACCACACCGAATCAGGGACAGAGTGCCAGCGCTGGGACCTGCAGCACCCACACAAGCACCCCTACCACCCCAACAA GTACCCTGACAAGGGGCTAGATGACAACTACTGCCGCAACCCTGACAGCTCTGAGCGGCCTTGGTGCTACACCACTGACCCCAGGCGGGAGCGTGAATACTGCCACATCCGCATCTGCA AAAAACGCCCACGGCCTGTCAATGTCACCAATGGATGCTTCAGGGGCAAGGGGGAAGGCTACCGTGGCCGTGTGAATGTTACTGTGTCGGGGATCCCCTGCCAGCGCTGGGACTCCCAGGTGCCCCATAAGCACCACTTCATGCCCAGCAAGTACCCATGCAA GGACCTGCAGGAGAACTACTGCCGCAACCCTGATGGATCAGAGGCACCGTGGTGCTTCACTTCCCGCCCCACTGTCCGCATTGCCTTCTGCTTCCACATCCGCCGCTGCCCTGATGAGCAGGATGCCCAAG agTGCTACCACGGCCACGGCAAGCACTACCACGGCCACGTCAGCAAGACACGGAAGGGAAtcacctgccagccctgggctgcccagACACCCCACGTGCCCCA GATCTCACCTGCCACACACCCTGAGGCACACCTGGAGGAGAACTACTGCCGCAACCCTGATAATGACAGCCATGGCCCCTGGTGCTACACCATGGACCCCCGCACCCCCTTTGACTATTGTGCTATCAAGCCCTGTT ctggcagcacGGTGCCCCCCATCATGGAGAATGCAG ATGCAGTGACATTTGAGCAGTGTGGCCAGCGGGAcgagaggctgcagcagaagggGCGCATCGTTGGTGGCCAGCCCGGCAATTCACCCTGGACTGTCAGCATCCGCAACCG GGAGGGTGTGCACTTTTGCGGCGGATCCCTGGTGAAGGAGCAGTGGGTGATCAGCACTCGCCAGTGCTTTTCCTCCTG CAATGCCGACCTGACGGGCTATGAGGTGCAGCTGGGGACTCTCTTCAAGGACCCTGGCCCTGGGGACCCTGACCAACAGACCATCCCCATCGTGCGGATCGTCTGTGGCCCCTCCGAgtcccagctggtgatgctgaaGCTGGCGAG GCCAGCTACTCTGACCAGGCGTGTGGCCCTGATCTGCCTGCCCCCCGAGCGCTACGTTGTGCCTGCGGGCACTGTCTGTGAGATCGCTGGCTGGGGGGAAACCAGAG gcacagcagatGGCAGCGTGCTGAACGTGGcgcagctgccagtgctggccCACAGCGAGTGCAATAGGGCTCTGCGTGGGCGCCTGAAGGAGAGTGAGCTGTGCACTGCCCCGCTGCGTGCCGGCGTGGGTGCCTGTGag GGTGATTATGGTGGACCTCTGGCTTGTCTCACCGCTGACTGCTGGGTGCTGGAGGGGGTGATCACCCCCTCCCGTGTGTGTGCCCGCACTGATCAGCCTGCCCTCTTCATCCGTGTTTCCCTCTATGTTGACTGGATTGACAAGGTGATGAAGATGGGTTGA